GCTGGACGGTGGTGGATTTCAAAACGGATCGCGTGATCGTGCGAGCAAGGCCCGTCTATGCGCGTCAGGTGTTCCTGTACGCGCAGGCGATCACGCGAGCGACGGGCGAGCCGTGTGAAGCGGTGCTTTTACGGGTGTAAACGAAACGCGGCCGCTATTGTCCGATCGTCCGTACTTTGGATGCGTCGCGCGGGTGACTTTTCGACTATCATGCCCACCATGACCCCCCTCCTCAAACGCGCGCTCGATCAAGCCGCCGTGTGGCATCGTGACCAAAAGCGAAAATACCCCGGCGTCGACGTGCCGTACGTCAGTCACCTAGCAGGCGTGGCCGTTCTTCTGGCGAAACACGGCTTCGATGACGAAGTGATTGCAGCAGGGGCGCTCCACGATTCGATCGAAGATTGCGGCGTGACGTTCGACGACATTTCGCGTCTTTTTGGAGAACGCGTCGCTCAGCTCGTCATTGCCGTCAGCGAAGCGGATAAATCCCAATCATGGGAGCAGCGCAAGCAGCGGTATCTCGAGCAATTCTCGAAAAACCCCTGGGACGCGCAAGCCATTACCATTGCGGACAAAATCGACAATTTTCAATCCATCATCGTTTGTAAAACATCCCATGGCGATCCGTGGGCGATGTTCAAGCGCGGACGTGAATCGCAAATGCGGCGTTTCATGGAATTGCAGCAGCGAATGCGTGTGCTTCCGCCGCACGCGCTGATCACTGCATTCGACGAAGCGCTGGATGCACTGACGAAACTGGATTGAAGGCGAGCTCGTCAGTCAGCGTGCGGGGCGGGCGGATGGGCAGGGCGGTTTGCAGGAGGCGCGGCGGCCGTTTCTTTCGGCGCAGGTTTGTCCGGAGCGGGGTTTGTCGGAGCGGCTGGCACGGGGTCTTTCGGGTCCGCTTCCTTGGCGTCTTCGGGACGTGATTCACCCGCGGGAGCCGGTGCGGGCGTCGGTTCGGACGCCGTTGCGGCAGGCCTGGCCGCGTCGCGCATGACTTCGTCCTCGATGCCTTCGGGCGTCGCATCGTCGTGCACGTCGGCATCGGGCGCTTTGGGCTCGGGCGGCGGAGGCCACGCGGATACGTAGCGCGGCGCTTCACCGGGACCGGATGCATCGATCCAAGTTACGGTGCCGGTTCCTGGAGCGCGCACATCGACGTGAACGAACGAGCTGTTCGGGTAGTACCCGCAGCCGGTGTCGGTGATCGTTTTGCAGAACGCGACGACCTCTTCGTTGCTCACGCCCGCAACGCGCATGTCGATGGCTCGCGCGGTCTGATGCAAGCTTCCTCGGCTGCGCGGACGGTATCCGCTGACGAGCGAAACGTGCTTGCCGGGAAAGTGCCGCGCGATGGCGTCGATGCGCGTGAGCAAGCCGGGATCGAGAAGCCGTACGTTGGGCGCGATTTCTCCCGTGTCCGCGACGGTCGCACTGGGTTTGTCTTTACCAGCTTGCCGTTTGGTTGCCTTCTTCGTCTTCTTGGGCGGCTCGATGACCGGGCGCGGCGTCCCCCACGGCCT
This genomic window from Polyangiaceae bacterium contains:
- a CDS encoding bifunctional (p)ppGpp synthetase/guanosine-3',5'-bis(diphosphate) 3'-pyrophosphohydrolase codes for the protein MTPLLKRALDQAAVWHRDQKRKYPGVDVPYVSHLAGVAVLLAKHGFDDEVIAAGALHDSIEDCGVTFDDISRLFGERVAQLVIAVSEADKSQSWEQRKQRYLEQFSKNPWDAQAITIADKIDNFQSIIVCKTSHGDPWAMFKRGRESQMRRFMELQQRMRVLPPHALITAFDEALDALTKLD
- a CDS encoding DUF882 domain-containing protein codes for the protein MVRGRHNRITRTVGLALAAFFALASPLASGDALAAAPDATVKAQPAKVDKAPTTKATKRGTTAKKAKAAKSAAKPRKPTKSPQTATASTTQAGGAGVVVAKHAPSKASAATTTASAKKGSSSAPAKGKPATKKAPKTAAAKAAPTRAVKASKKASTRAPGAKRKTGKKSDADAERPPCFAPAVAIDRNGLENETFSLVDCKGKPLASAREKLSILARPWGTPRPVIEPPKKTKKATKRQAGKDKPSATVADTGEIAPNVRLLDPGLLTRIDAIARHFPGKHVSLVSGYRPRSRGSLHQTARAIDMRVAGVSNEEVVAFCKTITDTGCGYYPNSSFVHVDVRAPGTGTVTWIDASGPGEAPRYVSAWPPPPEPKAPDADVHDDATPEGIEDEVMRDAARPAATASEPTPAPAPAGESRPEDAKEADPKDPVPAAPTNPAPDKPAPKETAAAPPANRPAHPPAPHAD